From a single Tachypleus tridentatus isolate NWPU-2018 chromosome 6, ASM421037v1, whole genome shotgun sequence genomic region:
- the LOC143253327 gene encoding MIF-like protein mif-2 → MSFGVFEDYLLNWNHMIRRTIVKGRENYSSVKLQNREEYIKMPLCRFETNISNVPKDFHILLSNLVADILGKPLEKVSVAVYPGLQMCRGGTDDPTCQLFIWSIGVFGVEQNPKYAGPLYELIKEKLGIPDDRIVVVFHDLKPHELVRPL, encoded by the exons ATGTCATTTGGTGTCTTTGAGGATTATTTATTAAACTGGAATCACATGATCAGAAGAACGATAGTAAAAGGTCGAGAGAATTACAGCTCGGTAAAACTACAAAATAGAGAAGAATATATCAAAATgccattgtgtagatttgagaCAAATATTTCCAATGTTCCTAAAGATTTTCATATTCTTCTTTCTAATTTAGTAGCAGATATACTTGGCAAACCTCTAGAG AAAGTGAGTGTTGCAGTGTATCCTGGACTTCAAATGTGTCGTGGAGGAACGGATGATCCAACATGTCAGCTTTTCATATGGTCAATAGGAGTGTTTGGAGTTGAACAAAACCCAAAATATGCTGGTCCTCTTTATGAACTGATCAAAGAAAAATTAGGAATACCAGATGATAG aattgTTGTAGTTTTCCATGATTTGAAGCCTCACGAGTTAGTCAGACCTCTTTAA